A part of Cryptococcus neoformans var. neoformans JEC21 chromosome 4 sequence genomic DNA contains:
- a CDS encoding protein transporter, putative, whose amino-acid sequence MDEEESFANLISSTALPARPSWDAPSTSPSHDADPWANPFSADTTTLPTSFSSSALLSSSPKRTTVSPYVAQLEREATARPFPDPPSVIAAREQELVQKAEDLAKHRSVYASSAFASPFESPAVNSGPAADDPFGNPFAQPSAGQERDPATVLFPPGAIDASLPPATSGQTEEQGLEILKDLIDDGLTEDGDSGRSLKRAFKKSAQVPREKHELGSERSKAYVFSPKKKGSNEEAKQRLLNDDMEADKVVKGAEELPLSRENALDKDREKEGLDQHQLQAYTETSTNAPSPTTPKANTPTPRSPASVPLPISTVTTPTATRQSTPVPSTENSPDHAKEQIKAGKEKDNASTVTLSTPRSNGMSVSPLDASSIEEPYKNLSIGGSAPEQIHSSRDTWNTPQPGESQPSVSTTTTRFGGRGWGALDEDDNDGLFGKSTLGMASGSVTGAMTSWGEGEESGWGEPGLASLDENTTFPFDDGSDEPASSQPKLEPKPPYASSVSSDSVPFATPPTKRSTLPYFQISVSDPTRVGDAVRGYTVYTIRTRTSSPHYQQSTFSCLRRFSDFLWLFEQLSHNNPGVIVPPMPDKHSWGRFEDQFVETRRLALEKCLKKITSNPILQLDPDLRLFLESDNFAYESKERKHQIAAQTSSTEKGGLLAGWTSTKFVEQDDWFNSRRAFLEALESQLKSLAKAIEISSKHRVEVAISLADYAESLTALAESDLGASLSAALSQMSGLVAREGDYAEWHAKSEVGELLNLADEYIRFIGSVRSAFAARVDSWKVWQEKDKEVARMKTAREKARISGKLGDRVQSSLKEIMEAERRVHEASLEFDRLTKLVKSEFVRFERERVLEFKETLERYLNGLIEKEKEMIEGWEGLHSVVARMMEKSQAGQSVGQQM is encoded by the exons atggacgaggaggaaagtTTCGCAAACCTCATATCCTCCACAGCCCTCCCAGCGCGCCCTTCCTGGGATGCCCCTTCCACATCTCCCTCCCACGACGCAGACCCGTGGGCAAACCCATTCTCAGCCGATACCACCACCTTGCCCACCTCTTTTTCATCGTCTGCTCtgctttcttcctcgcccaaACGCACCACTGTATCCCCCTACGTTGCACAGCTTGAAAGGGAGGCCACTGCACGGCCTTTTCCCGATCCGCCCTCTGTCATCGCCGCAAGGGAACAAGAGCTCGTCCAGAAGGCAGAGGATTTGGCGAAACACCGAAGTGTGTACGCGAGCAGTGCTTTTGCCTCACCTTTCGAGTCCCCTGCCGTCAATTCAGGGCCAGCAGCAGATGATCCGTTCGGTAACCCCTTTGCACAACCCTCCGCAGGCCAAGAAAGGGATCCAGCCACCGTACTTTTTCCGCCGGGGGCGATTGATGCGTCTTTACCCCCAGCTACCTCTGGCCAGACGGAGGAGCAGGGCCTAGAGATTCTCAAGGATCTCATCGACGATGGTCTGACGGAAGACGGTGATTCAGGGAGAAGCCTTAAAAGAGCTTTTAAAAAAAGTGCACAAGTGCCCCGAGAAAAGCACGAACTCGGATCTGAACGCTCCAAGGCGTATGTCTTCAgtccgaagaagaaaggctCCAACGAAGAGGCAAAACAGAGACTATtaaatgatgatatggaAGCGGATAAAGTGGTGAAAGGGGCTGAGGAGTTGCCGCTTTCCCGTGAGAATGCCTTGGATAAGGAccgggagaaggaaggctTGGATCAACATCAACTTCAAG CCTATACAGAGACTTCCACAAACGCTCCGTCACCCACTACTCCCAAGGCAAACACTCCAACGCCCCGTTCTCCTGCGTCGGTGCCTCTTCCAATCTCTACTGTTACTACCCCTACTGCCACTCGGCAATCCACGCCAGTGCCTTCCACAGAAAACTCGCCTGATCATGCAAAAGAACAGATAAAGgcagggaaagaaaaggacaaCGCATCCACTGTGACTTTGTCAACTCCTCGATCGAACGGCATGTCTGTATCGCCCCTTGATGCCTCTTCCATTGAAGAACCTTACAAGAATTTGTCCATTGGCGGCTCTGCCCCTGAGCAAATACACTCCAGTAGAGACACTTGGAATACACCGCAGCCAGGGGAATCTCAACCTTCTGTAAGCACGACCACGACCAGATTTGGAGGCAGGGGCTGGGGTGCcttggatgaggatgacaaTGATGGTTTGTTTGGCAAAAGTACACTAGGTATGGCATCGGGATCTGTAACAGGAGCCATGACATCATggggtgaaggagaagaaagcggTTGGGGTGAACCGGGACTCGCGAGTTTAGATGAGAATACTACCTTTCCCTTTGACGATGGGTCAGATGAACCGGCCTCATCCCAACCAAAACTGGAGCCTAAACCTCCATATGCCTCCTCCGTTTCCTCCGATTCTGTCCCTTTCGCAACCCCACCCACGAAGCGCTCCACACTTCCATATTTCCAGATATCAGTTTCCGATCCTACACGCGTAGGTGACGCAGTTCGAGGGTACACTGTCTACACCATTCGTACCCGCACTTCATCCCCACATTACCAGCAATCTACATTCTCTTGTCTCCGCCGATTCTCTGATTTCCTTTGGCTATTCGAACAGCTCAGTCACAACAATCCGGGGGTCATCGTACCACCAATGCCAGATAAACATTCTTGGGGGAGGTTTGAGGACCAGTTTGTCGAAACAAGGCGCTTGGCATTGGAAAAatgcttgaagaagattacCAGTAACCCAATCCTCCAACTCGACCCCGATCTCCGCCTTTTCTTAGAAAGTGACAACTTTGCGTACGAGTCCAAAGAACGTAAACACCAGATTGCTGCTCAGACCTCATCGACTGAGAAAGGAGGACTATTGGCGGGGTGGACTAGTACAAAGTTTGTCGAACAAGATGATTGGTTCAATAGCCGTAGAGCTTTTCTCGAGGCCCTCGAAAGCCAACTCAAATCTCTTGCCAAAGCCATCGAGATTTCTTCAAAACATCGTGTCGAGGTTGCTATTTCTCTGGCCGATTATGCTGAGTCTCTCACTGCTTTAGCTGAATCTGATCTCGGTGCCTCTCTCTCCGCCGCCCTTTCACAAATGTCAGGCCTTGTTGCTCGTGAAGGAGATTATGCAGAGTGGCATGCAAAGTCCGAAGTAGGGGAGTTACTTAATCTCGCCGACGAGTATATTCGTTTCATAGGGTCAGTGAGAAGCGCTTTTGCAGCCAGGGTAGACAGCTGGAAAGTGTGGCAAGAAAAGGATAAGGAGGTAGCCAGGATGAAGACAGCAAGAGAAAAGGCTAGGATATCGGGGAAGTTGGGTGATAGAGTGCAAAGCAGCCTAAAAGAGATCATGGAG GCTGAACGCCGCGTACACGAGGCTTCGCTCGAATTTGATCGCCTGACTAAACTTGTTAAATCTGAATTCGTCCGCTTTGAGCGTGAGCGAGTTCTTGAATTCAAGGAGACTCTGGAGAGATATTTAAATGGTTTAAtcgagaaagagaaggaaatgattgagggatgggaagggttGCATAGCGTGGTTGCCaggatgatggaaaagagtCAGGCAGGACAGTCCGTGGGACAACAAATGTAA
- a CDS encoding protein kinase, putative, producing the protein MTSMDLRVGGKYRIGKKIGSGSFGDIYLGVNIVSGEEVAIKLESVKAKHPQLEYESKVYKTLAGGVGIPFVRWYGTECDYNAMVLDLLGPSLEDLFNFCNRKLSLKTVLLLADQLISRVEYIHSRNFIHRDIKPDNFLMGVGKRGNQVNVIDFGLAKKYRDPKTHLHIPYRENKNLTGTARYTSINTHLGVEQSRRDDLESLGYVLMYFLRGQLPWQGLKAATKKQKYDRIMEKKMTTPTEVLCRGFPHEFAIYLNYCRSLRFDDKPDYSYLRKLFRDLFIREGFQYDYVFDWSLQPGVKSSGATGEDGLQAQDNQRQLRSQTKARDTGGW; encoded by the exons ATGACTTCCATGGACCTTCGAGTGGGAGGAAAGTACAGGATtggcaagaagattggcAGTGGTTCATTCG GTGATATCTACCTTGGTGTCAATATCGTTTCCGGCGAAGAGGTCGCTATCAAACTTGAGTCTGTCAAGGCCAAGCACCCCCAGCTCGAATACGAGTCCAAGGTGTACAAGACTCTTGCAGGTGGTGTTGGTATCCCTTTCGTCAGGTGGTATGGAACTGAATGCGACTACAACGCCATGGTGCTTGATTTGTTGGGCCCCTCCCTTGAGGATTTATTCAACTTCTGCAACCGCAAACTCAGCCTCAAGACTGTTCTTTTGCTAGCCGATCAGCTTATCTCTCGAGTTGAGTATATTCACTCTCGTAACTTTATTCATCGAGATATCAAACCCGACAATTTCTTGATGGGTGTTGGAAAGCGTGGAAACCAAGTGAATGTGATTGACTTCGGATTGGCTAAGAAATACCGAGACCCCAAGACACACCTGCACATCCCTTACAGGGAGAACAAGAATCTTACTGGTACTGCGCGATACACTTCTATCAACACCCATTTGGGTGTAGAGCAATCTCGTCGAGATGATCTTGAGTCATTGGGCTATGTCTTGATG TACTTCCTCCGTGGCCAACTTCCTTGGCAGGGTCTGAAGGCTGCTACCAAGAAGCAGAAGTATGACCGCATCATGGAGAAGA AAATGACTACTCCTACCGAAGTCCTGTGTCGAGGTTTCCCCCATGAATTTGCCATCTATCTCAACTACTGCCGCTCTCTTCGATTCGACGACAAGCCGGACTATTCTTATCTCCGCAAGCTTTTCCGTGACTTGTTTATTCGGGAGGGATTTCAGTATGACTACGTCTTTGACTGGTCTTTGCAGCCGGGGGTGAAGAGCTCTGGTGCCACTGGTGAGGACGGATTGCAGG CGC
- a CDS encoding expressed protein, protein MSLQDRFASQDPLSLLSGATTLSLITAASQASLAYNLPVVLFGVLSYEMKNSNAPFRQFLILIPLTFILDLYAILFRSLSILPWIVTLLLALLKAPLFFSCLAQLRERGGELSLEGWTGIGGFNRLGGQNSWGMPASMPGDFGDNQPSAAPAQQTFPSSGGFRLGGDEEQGQGHPTGAPGRNGYQTIG, encoded by the exons ATGTCCCTCCAAGACCGCTTCGCATCTCAGGATCCCCTCTCGCTCCTTTCAGGTGCAACCACTCTGTCCCTCATCACTGCTGCGTCTCAAGCTTCCTTGGCATACAACCTCCCGGTCGTC CTTTTTGGGGTATTAAGCTatgagatgaagaatagCAATGCTCCCTTCAGACAG TTTCTAATCCTCATACCCCTCACTTTTATCCTTGATCTTTACGCCATACTGTTCCGTAGTCTGTCTATCCTCCCATGGATTGTTACTCTCTTGCTGGCACTGTTGAAGGCGCCCTTGTTTTTCAGCTGTTTGGCTCAGTTGAGAGAGCGCGGTGGAGAGCTCAGCCTTGAAGGATGGACAGGAATCGGTGGATTTAACCGTCTGGGAGGACAGAATT CCTGGGGGATGCCTGCGAGTATGCCAGGCGACTTTGGCGACAATCAGCCTAGCGCTGCCCCTGCGCAGCAGACTTTCCCATCGTCAGGTGGTTTCCGTCTTGGAGgagacgaagaacaaggtcAAGGCCATCCGACTGGTGCTCCAGGAAGGAATGGCTACCAGACGATTGGATAA
- a CDS encoding chaperone, putative, with protein sequence MSFRVVPPTAQTSTDPHVVSTQATVHPISGTHDTFRHGLKSAAQSVAAGTTSPLQARLEKWSQTQTQLQQNIQRSTFGLAVPLKQAMEVKLVSESLHNPLLEQSTLSGLPIGGSHNLSLEILQGRDESLDADEFMGGSQSMAEVLDVNGALERKRGI encoded by the exons ATG TCCTTCCGCGTAGTCCCTCCCACAGCTCAGACATCCACCGACCCTCATGTCGTTTCTACTCAG GCTACTGTCCACCCCATCTCTGGAACACATGACACTTTCCGACACGGCTTGAAATCTGCTGCTCAAAGTGTGGCCGCCGGTACAACAAGCCCCCTTCAAGCCCGGTTGGAGAAG TGGTCtcaaacccaaacccaactTCAACAAAACATCCAACGCAGCACGTTTGGACTTGCCGTCCCTTTGAAGCAAGCCATGGAAGTCAAGCTTGTCTCTGAA TCGCTGCATAATCCCCTTTTAGAACAATCTACTCTTTCCGGGCTCCCCATTGGCGGATCGCACAATCTCTCCCTCGAGATACTTCAAGGTCGGGATGAAAGCCTTGACGCCGACGAATTTATGGGAGGAAGTCAGTCGATGGCAGAGGTTCTAGATGTCAACGGCGCattggaaaggaaaagagggataTAA
- a CDS encoding vacuolar protein, putative, with amino-acid sequence MRFPLLLPFAALELPVPTAPLEWKQANFLSISDSHGWLLGHQHSTWPEPNYSGNYGSFASFVIHMRKIADEKGVDLLLIDAGDHHDGSGLVSSSPDSASLAEDIFSMISYDVITIGNHELYHYADALDIYENHERWGGRYVTSNVNITVKREGEWQSVPIGQTHLKFTTKQGYNVTAFGVIFDFKAHDKGITVQKPSKLVHEPWFQEAIRDAPDYFILAGHMPVRGETAEFAPVFDAIRDIHPQVPIFLFGGHTHVRDCVQYDERSIGVVPGKYLETVAFTSSSLPSSSGDDRPLDVARRYLDANPTSYQWHTNQTSYTFDTEQGLHISLTLQHLASSLNITDPLGVSPHDYYLARHPWGHPRSVLTLFSDKVLPKTVVDHERGKGEQGKERIIIGNAGSLRFDLFQGVFDRNDELTVSPFTSSFLYTRLPASLARNITDQMNRAGASKLMSKSPVTPYEEEQRVKRIHDRWLYEQWQAYELENAYEGDTQKVMVDKGKDKPRTLGHVTKDKCPGTGDDIAHIPVPFYSDQPDFISSPFPSVAEDEEIDVVCMDFALDDFLTAVNTLDPTLNLNESEMKPYAKGLRINSVFGKYAQRYWGAGTQE; translated from the exons ATGAGgttccccctcctcctccctttcGCCGCTCTCGAGCTCCCGGTCCCCACCGCCCCCCTCGAGTGGAAGCAAGCGAACTTCCTCAGCATCTCAGACAGCCACG GCTGGCTCCTCGGACACCAACAT TCAACATGGCCTGAACCG AATTACTCGGGAAATTATGGGTCGTTCGCATCATTCGTGATCCACATGCGCAAAATAGCAGATGAGAAGGGCGTTGACTTACTCCTGAT CGACGCAGGGGATCATCATGACGGCTCAGGCCTGgtctcatcctcaccggACTCGGCATCCTTGGCGGAGGACATATTCTCGATGATTTCATACGATGTCATTACCATCGGAAATCATGAGCTATACCATTATGCGGACGCCCTCGATATCTATGAGAACCACGAGCGATG GGGTGGAAGGTACGTTACTTCCAATGTAAATATTACGGTCAAGCGGGAAGGGGAATGGCAATCTGTCCCTATTGGACAGACGCACCTAAAATTCACGACGAAACA GGGCTATAATGTCACTGCCTTTGGTGTAATATTTGATT TCAAGGCGCATGACAA GGGTATAACGGTCCAGAAACCTAGTAAGCTTGTGCATGAACCTTGGTTCCAGGAAGCCATTCGCGATGCTCCGGACTATTT TATCCTCGCTGGTCATATGCCGGTACGAGGAGAAACCGCGGAGTTTGCACCTGTGTTTGATGCTATCCGCGATATCCATCCACAAGTCCCTATTTTCTTATTTG GAGGGCATACACATGTTCGGGATTGTGTCCAATATGACGAACGCTCTATCGG AGTTGTCCCGGGGAAGTATCTTGAAACAGTGGCTTTCACATC GTCATCattaccttcttcttcgggcGATGATAGGCCTCTAGACGTGGCTAGGAGGTATTTGGACGCTAATCCGACATC CTATCAATGGCATACAAATCAAACATCTTATACTTTTGATACG GAACAAGGGCTGCATATCTCTCTCACGCTTCAGCATCTAGCCTCCTCTTTGAACATCACTGATCCTCTTGGTGTTTCTCCTCACGACTATTATCTCGCTCGTCATCCTTGGGGTCATCCACGCTCTGTACTGACCCTTTTCTCAGACAAAGTTTTACCCAAAACAGTTGTCGACCATGAacgagggaaaggggagcAAGGCAAGGAGAGGATCATCATCGGCAATGCCGGGAGTTTGAGGTTTGATTTG TTCCAGGGGGTTTTCGATAGAAACGACGAACTTACTGTTTCCCCTTT CACGTCTTCATTTTTATATACTCGTCTACCGGCTTCACTAGCTCGAAACATCACGGATCAGATGAACCGCGCTGGTGCATCAAAATTGATGTCAAAGTCACCTGTGACACCTTacgaggaggagcagcGTGTGAAAAGGATTCACGACAGGTGGTTGTATGAACAGTGGCAAGCTTATGAGCTCGAAAACGCATACGAAGGCGACACTCAAAAGGTGATGGTCGACAAAGGGAAAGACAAGCCTAGAACTTTGGGACATGTCACCAAGGACAAATGTCCTGGTACTGGCGATGATATCGCGCACATCCCTG TTCCATTTTATAGTGACCAGCCGGATTTTATATCTtcccccttcccttcagttgcggaagacgaagaaatTGATGTTGTTTGCATGGACTTTGCATTGGATGATTTCC TCACTGCCGTCAACACCCTTGACCCAACACTTAATTTAAATGAGAGTGAGATGAAGCCGTATGCTAAAGGGCTACGTATCAATTCTGTCTTCGGGAAATACGCCCAGAGATACTGGGGAGCTGGAACTCAAGAGTGA